In one Nicotiana sylvestris chromosome 8, ASM39365v2, whole genome shotgun sequence genomic region, the following are encoded:
- the LOC104240712 gene encoding probable E3 ubiquitin-protein ligase RHA4A — protein sequence MGIPESPSPPHLYPQALQLKLYQAFIFSIPILFSIILFLLFYLFYLKRRASIGSISPATTITRSSTHAIIHGEVDIKGMLKNKLPVVIFDEDSMMRDSQCCVCLGEFEIKEELHQLPSCKHIFHVECIRHWLRSNFSCPLCRCHVIITRQNPQPQQQPASNLEHNNQVRLDIEEESEQRDRTINTANISREEQHVVIIEEFSSASSSSGTTENSERDSSHVETLVISIKA from the exons ATGGGGATCCCTGAGTCTCCTAGTCCACCTCATTTGTATCCTCAAGCACTTCAACTTAAACTTTATCAAGCTTTCATCTTCTCAATTCCAATACTTTTTTCTataattttgtttcttttgttttacttgttttatcTCAAAAGAAGGGCTTCTATTGGTTCTATTTCCCCTGCAACAACAATTACAAGGAGTTCAACTCATGCTATTATTCAT gGTGAGGTAGATATAAAGGGGATGCTCAAGAACAAGCTTCCTGTAGTAATATTTgatgaagattcaatgatgagaGATTCCCA GTGTTGTGTTTGCTTGGGAGAATTTGAGATCAAAGAAGAGTTGCATCAGTTACCTTCTTGTAAACACATTTTCCATGTCGAATGCATACGCCATTGGCTTCGTTCGAATTTCTCTTGTCCTCTTTGTAGATGTCATGTTATTATTACAAGACAAAATCCGCAACCTCAACAGCAACCAGCTTCTAATCTTGAACATAACAATCAAGTCAGATTAGATATTGAAGAGGAAAGTGAACAACGCGATAGAACGATTAACACAGCCAATATTAGCAGAGAAGAGCAACATGTGGTGATAATCGAAGAATTTTCTAGTGCTAGTTCATCCTCTGGCACTACTGAAAATAGTGAAAGAGATTCTTCTCATGTAGAAACTCTTGTTATCAGTATTAAGGCCTAA
- the LOC104245663 gene encoding cellulose synthase-like protein G3 has translation METTATGAATTTTVNGGLHSLKVKRLQLILNRAFALIYLFAILALFYNHTLKLLNSTSFISFSILFLILISDLILAFMWLTIQSFRMCPLTRTEYPEKLKNFSAGNFPALDIFICTADPYKEPPLNVVNTALSVMAYDYPVEKVSVYVSDDGGSELTLFAFMEAAKFAVFWLPFCRENKIVERCPDAYFSSNYSENSETQKIKFMYENMKTRIEHVVERGKVEEDYINSEEERQIFSKYWTAGFTRHNHPSIIQVLLESGKDRDIEGHGMPNLIYLSREKSKNFPHYFKAGALNALLRVSGIMTNAPIILTLDCDMYSNDPSTPKRALCYFLDQTLRPNLAYVQFPQQFHGLNDADIYGSELKGLFHTNPVGMDGLRGPNYVGTGCFFHRRAFFGNPSLFEKPEIPELFPDHDVKKPIQAQEILQLTHQVASCNYENESNWGSKMGFRYGSLVEDYYTGYRLQCEGWKSVFCNPKRPAFLGDVPISLHDVVSQNKRWSVGLLEVGFSKYSPLTFGVPSMGFVMAHCYAHYAFWPIWSIPISLYAFIPQLALLNGVPIFPKVSDPWFFLYVFLFLGAYGQDFLVFMSAKGTWKRWWNDQRIWMIRGLTSFLFGTIEYVTKHLGMATQGFSLTSKVVDDDQGKRYYQGIFEFGVVSPMFVMLATAAIINLVAFVKALVDIFKGDQSLDGLLIQMFIAGFVVINCLPIYEAMVLRADKGRMPTKVTIISTFVVGILYMAFAFILRSV, from the exons ATGGAAACCACAGCCACCGGCGCCGCCACAACCACCACCGTCAACGGCGGTCTTCACTCCCTCAAAGTGAAACGTCTACAGCTCATCCTCAACCGTGCATTTGCACTTATTTACCTTTTTGCCATCCTAGCTCTTTTCTATAACCACACACTCAAACTCTTAAACTCTACTTCCTTTATCTCTTTCTCcatattatttttaatattaatttccGATTTAATTCTAGCCTTTATGTGGTTAACAATTCAATCTTTTCGTATGTGTCCACTAACACGTACTGAATATCCtgaaaaactcaaaaattttaGTGCCGGAAATTTTCCGGCACTTGATATATTTATTTGTACGGCGGATCCTTACAAGGAGCCGCCGTTAAACGTCGTGAATACGGCGTTATCGGTTATGGCGTATGATTATCCGGTTGAGAAAGTTTCAGTTTATGTTTCTGATGATGGAGGTTCTGAGCTTACGTTGTTTGCTTTTATGGAAGCTGCAaaatttgctgtattttggttgccATTTTGTAGGGAAAATAAAATAGTTGAAAGGTGTCCAGATGCGTATTTTAGTTCTAATTATTCTGAAAATTCTGAGACTCAGAAAATTAAG TTTATGTACGAAAACATGAAAACGAGGATAGAACATGTGGTTGAGAGGGGAAAGGTGGAGGAAGATTATATTAACAGCGAGGAAGAACGTCAAATTTTTAGCAAATATTGGACTGCTGGATTTACTCGCCATAACCATCCCTCTATTATT CAGGTATTATTAGAAAGTGGCAAAGACAGAGATATAGAAGGTCACGGAATGCCAAATCTTATTTATCTTTCAAGAGAGAAAAGCAAAAACTTCCCTCATTATTTTAAAGCAGGTGCCCTCAATGCTTTG CTTCGAGTATCGGGAATTATGACAAATGCACCAATAATTTTGACACTGGATTGTGACATGTACTCTAATGATCCATCAACACCTAAACGGGCTTTATGCTACTTTTTGGACCAAACATTACGGCCCAATTTAGCCTACGTCCAGTTTCCTCAACAATTTCATGGGCTTAACGATGCAGATATTTATGGTAGTGAGCTAAAAGGCCTATTTCATACTAATCCAGTGGGCATGGATGGGCTACGTGGGCCCAATTATGTTGGAACTGGATGCTTTTTTCATCGTCGGGCTTTCTTTGGGAATCCATCTTTGTTCGAGAAACCCGAAATTCCAGAATTATTCCCAGATCATGATGTGAAGAAGCCCATTCAGGCCCAAGAAATTTTACAGCTAACCCATCAAGTAGCAAGTTGCAACTATGAGAATGAAAGTAATTGGGGTTCCAAG ATGGGCTTTAGGTATGGATCACTAGTGGAGGATTACTACACAGGTTATAGACTTCAATGTGAAGGTTGGAAGTCTGTGTTTTGCAATCCTAAAAGGCCTGCATTTTTAGGAGATGTACCTATTTCTCTTCATGATGTGGTCAGCCAAAACAAGAGGTGGTCTGTGGGCCTACTTGAAGTTGGTTTCTCAAAATATAGCCCATTAACTTTCGGTGTTCCGTCCATGGGCTTTGTTATGGCCCATTGTTATGCTCATTATGCATTTTGGCCCATTTGGTCAATACCAATTTCTCTATATGCCTTCATTCCTCAACTTGCTCTCCTCAATGGGGTTCCCATCTTTCCAAAG GTTTCAGATCCCTGGTTTTTCTTGTACGTTTTTCTATTTCTTGGAGCGTACGGGCAAGATTTTTTGGTATTTATGTCCGCTAAAGGGACATGGAAAAGGTGGTGGAATGACCAAAGAATATGGATGATAAGGGGATTAACATCTTTTCTATTTGGAACAATTGAGTATGTAACTAAACACTTAGGCATGGCTACACAAGGGTTTAGTTTGACAAGCAAAGTAGTGGATGATGACCAAGGTAAAAGGTATTATCAAGGAATTTTCGAGTTTGGGGTTGTTTCGCCTATGTTCGTTATGTTAGCAACAGCAGCAATAATCAATTTAGTAGCATTTGTCAAAGCATTAGTAGATATTTTCAAGGGTGATCAAAGCTTGGATGGTCTCTTAATCCAAATGTTTATTGCTGGTTTTGTAGTAATAAATTGTTTGCCAATTTATGAAGCTATGGTTTTGAGAgctgataaaggaagaatgcctACAAAGGTCACTATTATCTCCACATTTGTTGTTGGTATTCTCTATATGGCATTTGCTTTTATTCTAAGAAGTGTGTAA